A window from Cygnus olor isolate bCygOlo1 chromosome 13, bCygOlo1.pri.v2, whole genome shotgun sequence encodes these proteins:
- the F8 gene encoding coagulation factor VIII isoform X2 codes for MLAGALRCLVLLCLVEKSISKVRRYYIGAVETAWDYTHSDLLSVLQTPAGVSGLPGPQPPAPGALPHYRKAVFVEFPDASFTQPKSKPAWMGLLGPTIRAEVYDTVVITFKNLASRPYNLHAIGVSYWKASEGAGYEDETSQLEKEGDRVDPGKTHTYIWEIQQNQGPTDGDSPCLTHSYSSNIDSVKDTNSGLIGALLVCRPGTLVSDGTQDTQQDVVMLFAVFDEGRSWYSEPDPPAAPQPLPHTREELHTINGYVNGSLPGLTLCLKKQVHWHVIGLGTGPEVHSVFFEGHTFLVRGHRLSSLEISPATYLTAQTMPGTAGQFRLFCQIPSHQQAGMEALVKVEQCPEERLLKMGQLSDEPEEVEDHEEEEGEEEEAYHVIQVRSFAKKDPVTWTHYIAAEEMDWDYAPVKPASLDRNTTSLFLEAGPQRIGSKYKKVMFVEYEDAAFKKRKVSFQADKGILGPVLKGEVGDQFKIVFRNLASRPYNIYPHGLTSVRPYHAMKSTQVKDVKDIPIAPGQSFTYSWRVTTEDGPTQADPRCLTRFYYSSVNPARDTASGLIGPLLICFKKSMDQRGNQIMSDETRLVLFSVFDENRSWYLEENIRRFCTDAAHVDTQDPQFYASNVMHTVNGFVFDNLHLNLCLHEVVYWYVLSVGAQTDFLSVFFSGNTFKRNMVFEDVLTLFPFSGETVFMSVEKPGTWTLGCLNPDFRDRGMHAKFTVSQCQHEEYPDEEDYAAYEEDTFDPQPRGFSKRRRWRRPCVSEQLNNVTSSKNETGKPRLCLTEPSHGALPSNGSISGPSSNGTSTFSGNPHPADISPPLPETNYDLVSHESFLEDEEELSKNISQDKGALPPGERLASSSGEVHGAASSEAGQKQLHQATSAPDDMVGNKVTNILEVQEPVKEIMVQSGSTLEILEAEPQKTTAHTAGLRDSAAFAAGEGSRQGTWSSFHQNDLEHSLGLQDTSSQSADEMPLNLHESRETINTELALSTDPNSSLALASSSAPSDKPGDSRTSRTGSQSHTGEGSHSSKELDARLEKRPHKVLSQGFNESFEGENVSFPDLGPRRPVEEQILTDVSNSLPAKSGTEEASELAKGTSLLKATSAHSNDLEPSSYLTTEERDELILEAVFQGAMATKELPETDRLVISEPNLVANDTRQHPNDFLNSPEQFQGPGAPSLSTGSPDWRPRQARSLQGRGLVWGLGLPGTTSPGSRVSPSADNRAEQDLASQTPEPAVGKRGCGPHSPFCSTRFKKRSLESHGSGAEVMVTQPSLEETGNLTEGRQRPGRGDPQAVPADGAEERHAEGGPAPSSSGGAQRSGSFLPTQAVPAAGSSGPQDGAVAADLASNWDPVSAVAAGHTGGLQSPALAELQPGRGAAWGAPWGEQAQGRSRMEEETNAVEQPGLERAWFSPRPQQLEANATKGSVPDITSGQSPEEIPVKLASEENYSLPLSGPELRHSTTEKPAQHVQVSPDERQVLGGEDVLGETGKRGEPEEDGESSSMAGERTHAPGHGENQALNNLRPEADKLDYDDYGETEQAMEDFDIYEEAEHDPRSFQGRIRQYFIAAVEVMWEYGNQRPQHFLKAMDPRSGRRKPFRQYRKVVFREYLDSSFTQPLIRGELDEHLGILGPYIRAEVEDVIMVKFKNMASRPFSFHSAMQGYEELRGTVSGEEAVQPGELRDYSWKILPQMAPTTQEFDCKAWAYFSNVDLEKDLHSGLIGPLIICRQNVVNPVSRRQLAVQEFSLLFTIFDETKSWYFLENMKRNCRPPCHIQPDNPDFRRNHSFHAINGYVRDTLPGLVMAQQQRVRWHLLNMGSTEDIHSVHFHGQMFSVRTSQEYHMGVYNLYPGVFGTVEMWPSHAGIWQVECKVGEHQQAGMSALFLVYNLDCQNALGLASGHIADSQITASGQYGQWAPYLARLDNTGSINAWSTAHGNAWIQVDLLHLMIIHGIKTQGARQKLSSLYVSQFVVFYSLDGQRWRQYKGNATSTQMLFFANVDGTAVKENHFNPPIIARYIRINPTHYSIRTTLRMELLGCDLNSCSMPLGMESRGIPDQRISASSYSTNVFSSWSPSQARLNLQGRTNAWRPKSNSPNEWLQVDFEATKKVTAIITQGAKAVFTHMFVKEFAVSSSQNGVHWSPVLQDGKEKIFKANQDHTGTVMNALEPPLFARYVRIHPRQWHNHIALRIEFLGCDTQQEY; via the exons CGTGTCAGGGCTGCCGGGACCTCAGCCCCCCGCACCCGGTGCCCTTCCACATTACAGGAAGGCCGTGTTTGTGGAGTTCCCCGATGCCTCCTTCACACAGCCCAAGTCCAAGCCGGCGTGGATGG GTCTCCTGGGCCCCACCATCCGAGCAGAAGTGTATGACACAGTGGTCATCACCTTCAAGAACCTGGCCTCCCGCCCGTACAACCTCCACGCCATCGGGGTGTCCTACTGGAAGGCGTCAGAGG GTGCAGGGTACGAGGATGAAACCAGCCAGCTAGAGAAGGAGGGCGACAGGGTGGATCCGGGGAAGACGCACACCTACATCTGGGAAATCCAGCAAAACCAGGGCCCCACAGACGGTGACTCACCATGCCTGACCCACTCCTACTCCTCCAACATCGACAGCGTGAAGGACACCAACTCCGGTTTGATTGGAGCCCTGCTCGTGTGCCGGCCTG GGACCCTGGTGAGCGATGGGACCCAGGACACGCAGCAAGACGTTGTGATGCTGTTCGCAGTGTTTGATGAAG GGAGAAGCTGGTACTCTGAGCCCGACCCCCCGGCAGctcctcagcccctgccccacaccAGGGAGGAGCTGCACACCATCAACGGCTACGTCAACGGCTCGCTGCCCG GTCTCACGCTGTGCCTCAAGAAGCAGGTCCACTGGCACGTGATAGGCTTGGGCACTGGGCCAGAAGTGCACTCCGTCTTCTTTGAGGGACACACGTTTCTGGTGAGGGGCCACCGTCTCAGCAGCCTAGAAATCTCCCCTGCCACGTATCTCACAGCTCAGACCATGCCAGGAACAGCCGGTCAGTTTCGGTTGTTCTGCCAGATACCGTCCCACCAGCAAG CCGGCATGGAGGCCCTTGTGAAGGTGGAGCAGTGCCCGGAGGAGCGCCTGCTGAAGATGGGGCAGCTGTCAGATGAGCCAGAGGAGGTGGAGGACcatgaggaagaagaaggagaagaagaggaagctTACCATGTGATCCAAGTGCGCTCTTTTGCCAAGAAGGACCCTGTGACCTGGACCCATTACATCGCGGCTGAGGAAATGGACTGGGACTACGCCCCTGTGAAGCCGGCATCTCTGGATAG AAACACCACGAGCCTGTTCCTGGAGGCTGGCCCTCAGCGGATTGGTTCAAAGTATAAGAAAGTGATGTTTGTGGAATATGAGGATGCAGCCTTCAAGAAGCGCAAGGTGTCGTTCCAAGCAGATAAGGGAATTCTGGGACCTGTCCTGAAGGGGGAGGTTGGAGATCAGTTTAAG ATTGTGTTCAGGAATCTGGCAAGCCGACCGTACAACATCTACCCTCATGGCCTCACCAGCGTAAGGCCGTACCACGCCATGAAGTCCACTCAAG TTAAGGACGTGAAGGACATACCTATTGCCCCTGGCCAGTCCTTCACCTACAGCTGGAGGGTCACGACAGAGGATGGGCCAACGCAAGCGGATCCTCGCTGCCTCACCCGCTTCTACTACAGCTCCGTCAACCCGGCACGGGACACAGCCTCAGGCCTGATTGGGCCCCTCCTGATCTGCTTCAAGAAGTCCATGGACCAGAGAGGAAATCAG ATAATGTCGGATGAGACAAGGCTGGTGCTGTTTTCGGTCTTCGATGAGAACCGCAGCTGGTACCTGGAGGAGAACATCAGGCGGTTCTGCACCGATGCAGCCCACGTGGATACCCAGGACCCCCAGTTTTATGCCTCCAATGTGATGCACA CTGTTAACGGCTTTGTCTTTGACAACCTGCATCTGAACCTCTGCCTGCATGAAGTTGTGTACTGGTATGTCCTGAGCGTTGGGGCCCAGACAGATTTCCTCTCCGTCTTCTTCTCTGGAAACACATTCAAGCGCAACATGGTCTTTGAGGACGTGCTTAcccttttcccattttctggaGAAACTGTCTTCATGAGCGTGGAAAAGCCAG GCACTTGGACACTGGGGTGCCTGAATCCTGATTTCAGAGACCGAGGGATGCATGCCAAGTTCACAGTCTCTCAGTGCCAGCATGAGGAATACCCTGATGAGGAAGATTATGCAGCTTATGAAGAAGACACCTTTGACCCCCAACCGAGGGGCTTCTCTAAGAGGAGGAGATGGCGCAGACCATGTGTGAGTGAGCAGCTGAACAATGTCACCTCTTCCAAAAATGAGACAGGGAAGCCAAGATTGTGCTTGACAGAACCCAGCCACGGGGCCCTCCCGAGCAATGGCAGTATTTCTGGTCCCTCTTCCAATGGCACATCAACATTTTCGGGTAACCCACATCCAGCTGATATTTCCCCACCTCTGCCGGAGACAAACTATGATCTAGTGTCCCATGAATCCTTCttagaagatgaagaagaattGTCAAAAAACATCAGCCAGGACAAAGGGGCTCTCCCCCCTGGGGAACGCTTGGCAAGCAGCAGTGGAGAGGTCCATGGTGCTGCTAGCTCCGAAGCAGGTCAGAAACAGCTGCACCAAGCTACATCGGCTCCAGATGATATGGTGGGAAATAAGGTGACAAATATCTTAGAAGTACAGGAGCCAGTAAAAGAGATAATGGTCCAGTCTGGCAGTACGTTAGAGATCCTGGAAGCAGAGCCTCAGAAGACAACAGCTCACACAGCAGGCCTGCGGGACTcagctgcctttgctgctggtGAAGGTTCTCGTCAAGGGACCTGGAGCTCATTTCACCAGAACGACCTGGAGCACAGTCTGGGACTTCAAGACACATCTTCACAGAGTGCTGATGAAATGCCCTTAAATCTCCATGAGTCAAGGGAGACAATCAATACGGAACTGGCTTTAAGCACTGACCCAAACTCCTCCCTCGCACTGGCCAGTTCTTCAGCACCCTCAGACAAGCCAGGGGACAGCAGGACTTCCCGCACTGGGTCTCAGAGCCACACTGGAGAAGGCAGTCATTCCTCAAAGGAGTTAGATGCTAGGCTGGAAAAAAGACCTCACAAAGTGCTTTCACAAGGCTTTAATGAATCTTTTGAaggggaaaatgtttctttcccaGACCTGGGACCCCGAAGGCCTGTAGAAGAGCAAATCCTTACAGATGTCAGTAACTCCTTGCCTGCAAAAAGTGGCACAGAAGAAGCCAGTGAACTTGCCAAAGGCACAAGCCTTCTCAAAGCCACCTCTGCACACAGCAATGACCTTGAGCCTTCCAGCTACCTGACGACAGAAGAGAGGGATGAGTTAATCCTGGAGGCAGTGTTTCAGGGTGCTATGGCCACTAAGGAACTGccagagacagacagacttGTCATTTCTGAACCTAACCTTGTGGCCAATGACACAAGGCAGCACCCAAATGATTTCTTAAACAGCCCTGAGCAGTTTCAGGGACCTGGAGCTCCATCCCTGAGCACGGGCAGCCCCGACTGGAGGCCCCGACAAGCCAGGTCACTGCAGGGCAGAGGCTTGGTGTGGGGTCTGGGCCTTCCAGGCACCACTTCTCCTGGCAGCAGGGTGTCCCCCTCTGCAGataacagagcagagcaggatcTGGCCAGCCAGACCCCTGAGCCAGCAGTGGGAAAGAGAGGGTGCGGGCCTCATTCCCCTTTTTGCAGCACTCGCTTCAAGAAGAGGTCCCTGGAATCACACGGTTCTGGGGCTGAGGTGATGGTGACCCAGCCAAGCCTGGAAGAAACGGGGAACTTGACTGAAGGGAGGCAGCGCCCAGGCAGGGGTGATCCACAGGCTGTGCCTGCAGACGGAGCTGAGGAGAGGCATGCTGAGGGGGGGccagccccgagcagcagcGGGGGGGCTCAGCGCAGTGGCAGCTTCCTCCCCACAcaggcagtgccagcagctggcagctcaGGACCGCAGGATGGTGCCGTGGCCGCAGACCTGGCCTCAAACTGGGACCCGGTCTCAGCAGTGGCAGCGGGGCACACTGGGGGCTtgcagagcccagctctggcCGAGCTGCAGCCGGGCAGAGGGGCTGCTTGGGGGGCTCCGTGgggtgagcaggctcaggggaGAAGCCGGATGGAGGAGGAGACAAATGCCGTGGAGCAGCCGGGTCTGGAGAGGGCCTGGTTCAGTCCCCGACctcagcagctggaggccaATGCCACAAAGGGCTCTGTGCCTGACATCACCTCTGGGCAAAGCCCAGAGGAAATCCCTGTGAAACTGGCCTCCGAGGAGAACTATTCCCTGCCTCTGAGCGGCCCTGAGCTCAGGCACAGCACTACTGAGAAGCCAGCCCAACATGTGCAAGTGAGTCCGGATGAACGGCAGGTGCTCGGGGGGGAAGATGTCCTTGGAGAAACCGGGAAACGGGGAGAGCCTGAGGAGGAcggggaaagcagcagcatggcagGGGAGAGGACCCATGCCCCAGGACATGGTGAGAACCAGGCTCTGAACAACTTGAGGCCAGAGGCTGACAAACTGGACTATGATGACTATGGTGAAACAGAGCAGGCCATGGAGGATTTTGACATTTATGAAGAAGCGGAGCACGATCCACGCTCCTTCCAGGGGCGGATACGACAGTACTTCATTGCAGCAGTGGAGGTGATGTGGGAATATGGGAACCAGAGACCCCAGCACTTCCTAAAAGCCAT GGACCCCCGGAGTGGCAGGAGGAAGCCTTTCCGACAGTACCGCAAGGTGGTTTTCCGAGAGTACTTGGACAGTTCCTTCACTCAGCCACTGATACGGGGAGAACTGGACGAACACTTGGGCATCCTCGGGCCGTACATCAGGGCAGAAGTTGAAGATGTGATCATG GTCAAGTTCAAGAACATGGCCTCGCGGCCCTTCTCCTTCCACTCCGCGATGCAAGGCTACGAGGAGCTGCGGGGCACGGTGTCAGGCGAGGAGGCGGTGCAGCCCGGCGAGCTGCGGGACTACTCCTGGAAAATCCTGCCCCAGATGGCACCCACCACACAGGAGTTCGACTGCAAGGCCTGGGCTTACTTTTCCAATGTGGACCTG GAGAAGGACCTGCACTCGGGCCTCATCGGGCCACTCATCATCTGCCGCCAAAACGTGGTGAACCCCGTTTCCAGACGGCAGCTGGCTGTGCAGGAGTTCTCCCtgctcttcaccatctttgaCGAGACCAAGAGCTGGTACTTCCTGGAGAACATGAAGAGAAACTGCCGCCCGCCTTGCCACATCCAGCCGGACAACCCTGACTTTAGGAGAAACCATTCCTTCCATG CCATCAATGGCTATGTGAGGGACACGCTGCCCGGGCTGGTGATGGCTCAGCAGCAGCGGGTCCGATGGCACCTCCTGAACATGGGCAGCACCGAGGACATCCACTCCGTCCACTTTCACGGGCAGATGTTCAGCGTCAGGACTAGCCAGGAATACCACATGGGAGTCTACAACCTTTACCCTG GTGTCTTTGGGACAGTGGAGATGTGGCCCTCGCATGCTGGGATCTGGCAGGTGGAGTGCAAAGTGGGGGAGCACCAGCAAGCCGGGATGAGTGCCCTCTTCCTCGTGTACAACCTGG ATTGCCAAAATGCCCTGGGGCTGGCCTCAGGCCACATTGCGGACTCCCAGATCACGGCGTCGGGGCAGTACG GGCAGTGGGCCCCTTACCTGGCCAGGCTGGACAACACCGGCTCCATCAACGCTTGGAGCACTGCCCACGGCAATGCCTGGATCCAG gTGGACCTTTTGCATCTCATGATCATTCACGGCATAAAAACCCAAGGGGCTCGACAAAAGCTCTCCAGTCTCTACGTCTCCCAGTTTGTTGTCTTCTACAGCCTCGATGGGCAAAGGTGGAGGCAATACAAGGGGAACGCCACCAGCACCCAGATG ctgtTCTTTGCAAACGTGGATGGAACCgcagtgaaagaaaatcacttCAACCCCCCGATCATAGCCCGGTACATCCGCATCAACCCCACGCACTACAGCATCCGGACCACGCTGCGCATGGAGCTCCTCGGCTGCGACCTGAACA GCTGCTCCATGCCCCTAGGAATGGAGAGCAGAGGGATCCCCGACCAGCGCATCTCCGCGTCCTCCTACAGCACCAACGTCTTCTCCAGCTGGTCACCCTCCCAGGCCCGCCTCAACCTCCAGGGGAGGACCAACGCGTGGAGACCAAAG AGCAACAGCCCCAACGAGTGGTTGCAGGTGGACTTTGAAGCAACCAAGAAGGTGACTGCAATCATAACCCAAGGTGCCAAGGCTGTGTTCACCCACATGTTCGTGAAGGAGTTTGCTGTCTCCAGCAGCCAGAACGGCGTGCACTGGAGCCCGGTCCTGCAGGATGGCAAGGAGAAG ATTTTCAAGGCAAACCAAGACCACACCGGCACAGTGATGAATGCGCTGGAGCCACCCCTCTTTGCCCGCTACGTGAGGATACACCCCCGCCAGTGGCACAACCACATCGCCCTGCGGATAGAGTTCCTTGGCTGTGACACTCAGCAGGAGTACTGa